CCGCCGCCGGTACCGCTCCGGCCGTGGCGGGGCCGGCCGCGTTCAGCGCGCCGCCGAGCAGCACGGCGGCGGCCGCCATGGAGGCGGCCCTCCGGGGGCGCGCACCCGGGCTCGGCGCTCCGGGGCGGATTCGGCACCGGCCGCGGAGCCCCGGGGGGCGGTTTCGGCACCGGCCGCGGAGCTCCGGGGGCCTTCCGGGCCGGTGCCGTCTTCCGGGTCGGCGACGGCCGCGGGCGTGGTCCGGGAAACGGCCCGCCGGCAGGGTCCCTTCGCCCACCGCCGGGGCGGCGGCACCACCCGGCGGCTCGGCTCCCGGGCCGCCGGCCCGGCCGGGCCGCCCGCGGGCATCCGGATGTCCGTTCCTGTCCGTGCGCATGCGAACCCCTCAGCCGGGCGGCGCGACGACGGCTGCGCGGGCGCTCAGGTCGACGGCGAGGTTCCTCGTGTCGATCCACGGCCCGCCGGTGATCCCGGCGACGACGCGCACGCACCGGTGCACGCCGCAGGAGCGGAGTCCGGGCGGCACCCGGGCCCCGCGCTCCTTGCGGTACGCGTAGCCGCTGGGGGTGAGCGGCGCGGGCGTGGTCAGGCCCGCGCCGGTGGCGTCCCGGTGGTCCGCCCGGAGCCCTGCGCCGTGCGGACTCGCGAGGATCATCTCGACCTCCCGGAGTTCCGCCCGGACCCGGGAGGGCTGCACACCCTGCCTGGCGTCGCGGCTCTCGAACTTCCCGCCCGTGACGTCGACGGTCGCCGTGACGAGCCGGTCGGTGCGGTAGTCGTAGTACGAGACGACCGCGCGGAGCGGCGGAGCGGCGGAGCGGCGGAGCGGCGGAGCGGGCCTCGGATGGCAGAGATTCGGCCAGATCGGTGGTGAGGTGCTGCGGGCCCGGGCCTCCGGCCGCGTTCAGGGCGGTGCGCGCCGCGGGAGCGGCGGCGAGCCGCCGGGCGCGCTCCGGTTCGTCGTCGGTGAGCGGATCGCGTCCCGTGGCCCCGCCTCCCCTCCGCGGGGGCCGCCGCGACGACGCCGGGTCCGGGCGGGGGAGGGCCGCCCCCGCTCCCGGGCGCCCGCTCCCCGGCAGAGGCCGGAGCACCGGGGCCCGCCCGGGCGCCCGCCGGGTCGGGCAGGGTGACGGCGACCACCGCGGCCGTGCCCGTCACCGCAATGGCGGTGCCTGCCACCGGCTTCCCCAGGTGGCCGCGCATCAATGTGCGCACTTTTCCACCCTCGTACCCGTGGTCACCCGGTAGGACGGTGGTAAGTCCTAGGAGGTTGCCCAACTTTCGGGGAGGATCTGGCCGAAGAGGTCCCCAGCACCCGGATCAGAAGTGGAAGAGTCTTATCTATGCAGGTCTGGCCGGGACAGGCGTATCCACTCGGTGCCACGTACGACGGCGCCGGCACCAATTTCGCGGTCTACTCAGAGGCCGCGCACCGAATCGAGCTGTGTCTGCTCCACGACGACGGCTCCGAGACCGCGGTCGAGCTCCGCGAGACCGACGCGTTCGTGCGCCACGCCTACCTGCCGGGCGTGATGCCCGGACAGCGCTACGGCTTTCGGGTGCACGGACCGTACGAGCCCGAGCACGGGCAGCGGTGCAACTCCGCGAAACTGCTCCTCGACCCGTACGCGCGGGCGATGAGCGGCCGCGTCGACTGGGGGGAGGCGGTCTACGGCTACCATTTCGGCAGACCGGACTCGCGCAACGATCTCGACTCCGCTCCGCACACGATGGCGTCGGTCGTCGTCAACCCGTACTTCGACTGGGGTGACGACCGCCCGCCGCGCACCGACTACCACCGCACGGTCATCTACGAGGCCCACGTCAAGGGCCTGACGATGCTGCACCCCGCACTGCCGGAGGAACTGCGCGGGACGTACGCCGGGCTCGCCCATCCCGAGGTGATCTCGCACCTGACGGAACTGGGCATCACGGCACTGGAGTTGATGCCGGTGCACCAGTTCGTCAACGACCACCGGCTGGTCGACGCGGGCCTGAACAACTACTGGGGGTACAACACCATCGGGTTCTTCGCCCCGCACAACAGCTACGCGTCCTGGGGCGACCGGGGCCAGCAGGTCCTGGAGTTCAAGTCCGCGGTGCGGGCGCTGCACCATGCGGGCATCGAGGTCATCCTCGACGTCGTCTACAACCACACCGCCGAGGGGAACCACCTCGGCCCGACGCTGTCGTTCCGCGGCATCGACAACGCCTCGTACTACCGGCTCACCGAGGACCGCCGGTACTACATGGACACGACCGGCACCGGCAACTCGATGCTGATGCGCTCTCCGCACGTCCTCCAGCTGATCATGGACTCGCTGCGGTACTGGGTCACCGAGATGCACGTCGACGGCTTCCGCTTCGACCTGGCGGCGACCCTCGCACGTCAGTTCCACGAGGTGGACCGGCTGTCGTCGTTCTTCGACCTGGTCCAGCAGGACCCGGTGGTCAGCCAGGTGAAGCTGATCGCCGAGCCGTGGGACGTCGGCGAGGGCGGCTACCAGGTGGGCAGGTTCCCACCGCTGTGGACGGAGTGGAACGGTATGTACCGGGACACGGTGCGGGACCTGTGGCGCGGGGAGCCGCGCACCCTCGCCGAGTTCGCGTCCCGGCTGACCGGCTCCTCCGACCTGTACCAGGACGACGGCCGGCGTCCGCTCGCCTCCGTCAACTTCGTCACCTGCCACGACGGGTTCACCCTGCACGACCTCGTCTCGTACAACGAGAAGCACAACGAGGCCAACGGGGAGGGCAACCGGGACGGGGAGAGCCACAACCGGTCCTGGAACTGCGGCGCGGAGGGGGAGACGGAGGACGGCGGGGTCCGGGAGCTGCGCAACCGCCAGATGCGAAACTTCATCGCGACCCTGATGCTGTCGCAGGGCGTGCCGATGCTCAGCCACGGCGACGAGTTCGCCCGCACCCAGCGGGGCAACAACAACGCGTACTGCCAGGACAACGAGCTGTCCTGGGTGCGCTGGCCGGAGTCGACGGCGGACCAGGACGGCACGCTGCTCGCGTTCACGCGTGCGATGGTGTGGCTGCGCCGCGACCACCAGGTGTTCCGGCGGCGGCGCTTCTTCCACGGCCGGCCGGTGGAGGGCACGCACGACGAGCTCTCCGACATCGCCTGGTTCACGCCGGAGGGCTCGGAGATGACGTCGCGGGACTGGCAGGCGGCCCATGCGAAGGCCCTGACGGTCTTCCTGAACGGCCACGCCATCTCGGAGCCGGGCCCGCGCGGCGAGCGGATCTCCGACGACTCGTTCCTGCTGATGTTCAACGCGAGCGACGACGACCTGGACTTCGCCGTGCCGGTCGACCACGGCCGGCAGTGGCAGGTCGTGGTGGACACCGCGCGGCCCGAGGGTGTCCCTCCGGGACAGGGGCCGAAGGTGGACGCGGGCGAGCGGATCAGGATGATCAGCCGGAGTCTGACGGTGCTGCGGCGGCCGGCGTAGTCCCTGACGGGCGAACGCGCCCCGGCCCGGGTCCTCCCCGGGGCCGGGGCGCGTTCGCCGTATCAGGTGAACGTTCGGACGGTGACCGCCGCCGGTGCGGCGGCCGATGACACAGAGCGCCGCGATCCGGGTACGTACGTTCGCATGACGCCCACCGCCACGTACCGGCTCCAGCTGCAACCGGACTTCCCCTTCCGGGCCGCCGAGGAGGCGGTCCCCTACCTCGCCGGCCTCGGCGTCTCCCATCTGCACCTCTCCCCCGTCCTGGAGGCGGTGCCCGGCTCCCCGCACGGGTACGACGTCGTCGACCACGACCGGGTGCGGGAGGAGCTCGGCGGCGAGGAGGGGTTGCGCGCGCTGGCCCGCACGGCACGCCGGCACGGTCTCGGACTGGTGGTCGACATCGTGCCCAACCACATGGCAGCCGCCCCCCGGTACAACCGGGCCCTCCGGGAGGTTCTGCGGGAGGGCCCGGAGTCGCCCTTCGCCCGCTGGTTCGACATCGACTGGGACGCGGGCGGCGGGAAGGTGCTGATGCCGGTGCTGGGCGAGCGGCTGGGCGAGGAGCTCGGAGCACTGCGGGTGGAGGGGCGGAGCCTCCACTACGGCGAACACACGTTCCCGGTGCGGGAGGGCACGGAGGAGCTGCCGCTGCCGGAACTGCTGGACGCGCAGTGGTACCGGCTCGGCTGGTGGCGGCTGGCCCGCACCGAGCTCAACTACCGGCGGTTCTTCACCATCTCCGAACTGATCGGGGTCCGGGTGGAGGACCCGGAGGTGTTCGCCGCCACCCACGCCAAGATCCTGGAGCTGGTGCGGGACGGGGTGGTGGAGGGCCTGCGGATCGACCACCCGGACGGGCTCGCCGACCCGGAGGGCTATCTGCTGCGGCTGGACGAGGCCACGGGCGGCTGCTGGACGGTCGTCGAGAAGATCCTCACCGGCGACGAGCGGCTGCCGGCGTCCTGGCCGGTCGCCGGCACCACCGGGTACGACGCGCTGTACCGGATCGACGGGCTGTTCACCGACCCGGACGGGGCCGGGGAACTGCTCCGGCAGTACCGGGACCACGCGACCCCAGCCGGGGACCGCGGCGGCTACTGGGGGGCGACCGTGCGGCGTGCCGCCCACAAGGTGGTGACGCACGAGCTGGCGGCCGAGACCGAGGCCCTGGCCCGGCTGGCCGAGCGGGTCTGTGCGGCGGACACGGCGCTGCGCGACCACGCGCCCTGGGCGCTGCGCACCGCGATCCGCGAACTGCTGGTGCGCGTGCCCGTGTACCGCCCGTACCGCACCGGCGGCGAGTCGGTGGTGACGGCCGACGCGGCTCTGCGGGCGAAGGCGGTGTTCGCGGTGGCCCGGGAGGGCGACGCCGTCGACGTGGTCCGCGACCTGGCGCTGGGCCGGCTCGGCAACGGCCCGGACCAGCGGGCGTTCCGGGCGCGGTTCGCGCAGACCTCGTCGGCACTGCGGGCGAAGTCGGTGGAGGACACGGCCTTCTACCGCTACGTACCGCTGCTGTCGGCCAACGAGGTGGGCGGCGATCCCGGCCGGCCGGCGGTGGCGCCGGAGGAGTTCCACGCCTACTGCGCCCGGCTCGCCCGGGACTGGCCGGCCACGGGGACGGTGCTCTCCACTCACGACACCAAGCGCAGCGCGGACGTACGGGCGCGCATCGCGGTGCTGTCGGAGTGCCCGGAGCGGTGGGAGCGGCTGCTGACGAGCCTGGCCTGGGCTCCGGCACCGGACCGGCACTTCGCGTGGGTGGCGTGGCAGACGGCGTCCGGATTCGGGTTCCCCTCCCCGGAACGGCTCGGTCCGGCGCTGCTGAAGTCGGTGCGGGAGGCGGGGCTGCACACCAGCTGGACCGAACCGGACGAGGGGTACGAGCAGGCCGTGGAGGAGTTCGTGGAGGCGGGGCCCGCCGGGCCGCCCGTGTACCAGGTGGCCCTGTTCGCCCGGGAACTCGACCCGTACGTACGGGCCAACTCGCTCGGCGCGGCACTGGTGCACCTGACGATGCCGGGGGTGCCCGACCTGTACCAGGGCACGGAGGGCGAGTACATCGCGCTGGTGGACCCGGACAACCGGCGGCCGTTCCGTGAGCCGGACGGGGACCGGAAGACGGCGGTGACGAAGGCGGCGCTGGACGTGCGCCGGCGGCGCCCGGACGTCTTCGGCGAGTCGGGCACGTACGCCGCCCTGACGGCACTGGGGCCCGCGGCCGGGCACTGCCTGGCGTTCTCCCGCTCGGGCGAGGTGATCACGGCGGTGACCCGGCTGGCGCTTCGGCTGGAGGAGGCGGGCGGCTGGCGGGACACCGCGCTGCCCCTGCCGGCCGGGCGGTGGACGGATCTGCTTTCCCCCGGCCGGGAGTTCACGGGCGGCGGTCCCGTGCCGCTGGCGGATCTCTTCGCCACGGGCCCGGTCGCGCTGCTGGAACGCACCGCGGACGGCTGAGCGGCGGACGGCTGAGCGGCGGACGCACCTCCGGCCGAACCCGGCGTGCTCGGGTGGGGGTAAGGCCGGCCGTACCCCACCCGAGCCCACCGGGCGCGATCCGCCCCGGCGGGCGAGGGCCTCGGCCCCGGCGGTCCCGGGGCGCACCCGGGGCGCAGCGGCGGACGGTCGCCCGTCGCCTGTCGGTATCCGGGGCCCTGATGCCGACAGGCGACGGGCGACGGGGTCAGCCGTCCGCGCACTCGTCGGCGGCGGGCCCGGCGAACGCGCGGTCCGCCGGACGGCGGCCCTTGGGCTGCTGCGGCTCGGGGAGCACCGGCACCGGCGGAAGGGGGCACTCCGTGGAACTGCCCGCGGAGAGCTCGACCGGCTTGCCATGGTGCAGGATATGCAGCGGGTCCCCGTCCTCCAGGGTGTAGCGGACCGCCTGGGGGCGGATGTCCACCCGCAGTCGGCGCCCCCGGATCAGCACGGTGAACTTCAGGCCGGACAGCTTCTCCGGCAGCCGGGGGGCGAAGCCCAGCCGGCGCACCCCCTCCTCGTCCTGGTGCTGGCGCATGCCGCCCAGGCCGACGACCAGGGCCATCCAGGTGCCGGCGAGCGAGGCGATGTGCAGCCCGTCGCGGGTGTTGTGCTCCAGGTTGTCCAGGTCCATCAGGGCCGCCTCGCCGAGATAGGCGTAGGCGAGCCGCATGTGCCCGGTCTCGGCGGCCATCACGGCCTGGCAGCACGCCGAGAGCGACGAGTCCCGTACCGTCAGCGCCTCGTAGTACGCGAAGTTGCGGGCCTTCTCCTCCGCCGTGAAGTCGTCCGGGCAGGTCACCATGGCGAGGACCAGGTCGGCCTGCTTGACGACCTGCTTGCGGTAGAGGTCGAAGTAGGGGAAGTGCAGCAGCAGCGGGTACCGGTCGGGAGAGGTGTTCGCGAAGTCCCAGTGCTGGAACGTGGTGAACCCGGCCGACTGCTCGTGCACGCCGAGGGCCTCGTTGTACGGCACGGCCGTCCGGGCTGCGGCATCCCGCCAGGCCGCGGTCTCCTCGTCGCCGACGCCCAGTTGCTCGGCCTGGTCGGCGTGCCGGGCCGCCGCCTCCGCCGCGGCCAGCAGGTTCCACCGCGCCATCAGGTTGGTGTACAGGTTGTCGCGGGCGATGGCGCTGTACTCGTCCGGGCCGGTCACCCCGTCGATGTGGAAGACGCCGTCCGGGTCGTGGTGGCCGAGCGAGTGCCACAGCCGTGCCGTGTGCACCAGGAGTTCGAGTCCCGGCCCGCGCTCGAACTCCTCGTCCCCGGTGGCCGCCACGTACCGCGCCACGGCTCGCGCGATGTCCGCGTTGACGTGGAAGGCGGCCGTGCCGGCGGGCCAGTAGGCGGAGCACTCGGCGCCGCTGATGGTCCGCCACGGGAACGCCGCCCCGGCCAGCCCGAGCTGGTGGGCCCGGTCCCGTGCCGCCGGCAGGGTCGCGTGCCGCCAGCGCAGCACCGGGGCGACGGCCCGGGGTGCCGTGAAGGTCAGCATCGGGAGGACGAAGGACTCCACGTCCCAGAACGAGTGCCCGTCGTAGCCCGTACCGGTCAGCCCCTTGGCGGGAATGGCCCGCTCCTCGCTGCGGGCCGCGGCCTGGAGGACGTGGAACAGCGAGAAGCGCACGGCCTGCTGGATCTCCGCGTCGCCCTGCACTTCGACGTCGGCGCACGACCAGAAGTGGTCCAGGAACGCCCTCTGCTCCGCGAGCAGCCCTTCCCAGCCCGTGCTGCGGGCGGCGGCGACGGCCGCGTCGGCCTGGTCGTGCATGGCCGGCAGCGACCTCTCGGCCGACCACCCGTACCCGACGAACTTCACCAGCCGCAGCCTCTCCCCCCGCTTCAGCCTGGCGGTGACGGTGAGCCGGCTGACGTCCGGCTCGCTCTCCGCGGACCAGGCCGTCCCCTCCGGGCCCTCGACGAGGTGGTCGGCCGCGGCCGCCACCCGCTGGCCGCTGCGCCGGGTGCGGTGGACCAGCCGCAGCCCGGTGTCCCGGGCGAAGTGCTCCTCCGGCTCCAGTGGCGCGTCGACGGCGGCGGCGACGCGCGGGTCGCCGGGTTCGCGGGGCATCTGCTCGTTGGCGACCAGCTCGGACTGGACCGCCGCGTGGACGGGTCCGTCCAGCGGCTCGACCTCGTAGGCGATCGCCGCGATCGCTCGCTGGGTGAACGACACCAGCCGCTCGGAGGTGATGCGCACGGAGCGTCCGCCCGGCGAGGTCCACTCCACCGTCCGGCGCAGGACTCCGGTGCGGAAGTCCAGTACCCGCTCGTGGGAGTCGAGTTCGCCGTAGCGCAGGTCGAAGGGGTGGTCGTCCACGAGCAGCCTGACGA
The genomic region above belongs to Streptomyces marianii and contains:
- the glgX gene encoding glycogen debranching protein GlgX, coding for MQVWPGQAYPLGATYDGAGTNFAVYSEAAHRIELCLLHDDGSETAVELRETDAFVRHAYLPGVMPGQRYGFRVHGPYEPEHGQRCNSAKLLLDPYARAMSGRVDWGEAVYGYHFGRPDSRNDLDSAPHTMASVVVNPYFDWGDDRPPRTDYHRTVIYEAHVKGLTMLHPALPEELRGTYAGLAHPEVISHLTELGITALELMPVHQFVNDHRLVDAGLNNYWGYNTIGFFAPHNSYASWGDRGQQVLEFKSAVRALHHAGIEVILDVVYNHTAEGNHLGPTLSFRGIDNASYYRLTEDRRYYMDTTGTGNSMLMRSPHVLQLIMDSLRYWVTEMHVDGFRFDLAATLARQFHEVDRLSSFFDLVQQDPVVSQVKLIAEPWDVGEGGYQVGRFPPLWTEWNGMYRDTVRDLWRGEPRTLAEFASRLTGSSDLYQDDGRRPLASVNFVTCHDGFTLHDLVSYNEKHNEANGEGNRDGESHNRSWNCGAEGETEDGGVRELRNRQMRNFIATLMLSQGVPMLSHGDEFARTQRGNNNAYCQDNELSWVRWPESTADQDGTLLAFTRAMVWLRRDHQVFRRRRFFHGRPVEGTHDELSDIAWFTPEGSEMTSRDWQAAHAKALTVFLNGHAISEPGPRGERISDDSFLLMFNASDDDLDFAVPVDHGRQWQVVVDTARPEGVPPGQGPKVDAGERIRMISRSLTVLRRPA
- the treY gene encoding malto-oligosyltrehalose synthase, which produces MTPTATYRLQLQPDFPFRAAEEAVPYLAGLGVSHLHLSPVLEAVPGSPHGYDVVDHDRVREELGGEEGLRALARTARRHGLGLVVDIVPNHMAAAPRYNRALREVLREGPESPFARWFDIDWDAGGGKVLMPVLGERLGEELGALRVEGRSLHYGEHTFPVREGTEELPLPELLDAQWYRLGWWRLARTELNYRRFFTISELIGVRVEDPEVFAATHAKILELVRDGVVEGLRIDHPDGLADPEGYLLRLDEATGGCWTVVEKILTGDERLPASWPVAGTTGYDALYRIDGLFTDPDGAGELLRQYRDHATPAGDRGGYWGATVRRAAHKVVTHELAAETEALARLAERVCAADTALRDHAPWALRTAIRELLVRVPVYRPYRTGGESVVTADAALRAKAVFAVAREGDAVDVVRDLALGRLGNGPDQRAFRARFAQTSSALRAKSVEDTAFYRYVPLLSANEVGGDPGRPAVAPEEFHAYCARLARDWPATGTVLSTHDTKRSADVRARIAVLSECPERWERLLTSLAWAPAPDRHFAWVAWQTASGFGFPSPERLGPALLKSVREAGLHTSWTEPDEGYEQAVEEFVEAGPAGPPVYQVALFARELDPYVRANSLGAALVHLTMPGVPDLYQGTEGEYIALVDPDNRRPFREPDGDRKTAVTKAALDVRRRRPDVFGESGTYAALTALGPAAGHCLAFSRSGEVITAVTRLALRLEEAGGWRDTALPLPAGRWTDLLSPGREFTGGGPVPLADLFATGPVALLERTADG
- a CDS encoding glycoside hydrolase family 65 protein, which codes for MITHSGYTIEPWCLRETGLDLGVLAQSESVFALANGHIGWRGNLDEGEPHGLPGSYLNGVHELHPLPYAEAGYGYPESGETMINVTDGKIVRLLVDDHPFDLRYGELDSHERVLDFRTGVLRRTVEWTSPGGRSVRITSERLVSFTQRAIAAIAYEVEPLDGPVHAAVQSELVANEQMPREPGDPRVAAAVDAPLEPEEHFARDTGLRLVHRTRRSGQRVAAAADHLVEGPEGTAWSAESEPDVSRLTVTARLKRGERLRLVKFVGYGWSAERSLPAMHDQADAAVAAARSTGWEGLLAEQRAFLDHFWSCADVEVQGDAEIQQAVRFSLFHVLQAAARSEERAIPAKGLTGTGYDGHSFWDVESFVLPMLTFTAPRAVAPVLRWRHATLPAARDRAHQLGLAGAAFPWRTISGAECSAYWPAGTAAFHVNADIARAVARYVAATGDEEFERGPGLELLVHTARLWHSLGHHDPDGVFHIDGVTGPDEYSAIARDNLYTNLMARWNLLAAAEAAARHADQAEQLGVGDEETAAWRDAAARTAVPYNEALGVHEQSAGFTTFQHWDFANTSPDRYPLLLHFPYFDLYRKQVVKQADLVLAMVTCPDDFTAEEKARNFAYYEALTVRDSSLSACCQAVMAAETGHMRLAYAYLGEAALMDLDNLEHNTRDGLHIASLAGTWMALVVGLGGMRQHQDEEGVRRLGFAPRLPEKLSGLKFTVLIRGRRLRVDIRPQAVRYTLEDGDPLHILHHGKPVELSAGSSTECPLPPVPVLPEPQQPKGRRPADRAFAGPAADECADG